DNA from Streptomyces sp. Edi4:
CCGCTCCCCGAACTCCCGGCTCGCCCGCGTCGTCTGGAAGTTGGACACGTTGACCGCGAACCCGTCCGCGCCCGCGATGCCCGCGCGCCGCAGCGGCTCGTCAAGGGCGTCCGCCGAACGCCATCCGGCGTTGCCCGCGTCCACGTACACCTTCGTCGCGGGCAGCCGCTTGAGCCGGTCGACGGCGCCCTTGAGCAGCGCGTACCGCTCCTCGCGCAGCTCCTGGGAGGCGCAGCCGTCCACGACGTGCAGGAGCGCGTCCGGTTCCAGGACGATCATCGCGCGGCGCTGCCCGATGCCCCGGGCCACCTGCTCGACCCAGGCCCGGTAGGCGTCGCCGTCGGCCGCGCCGCCACGGGAGAACTGGCCGCAGTCGCGGTGCGGGATGTTGTACAGGACGAGCAGCGCGGTCCGCCCGGCCCTGGCGGCGCTCTCGGTGTAGCCGCGGACCACCGCCTCGGGGTCCGTGCCGCCGATCCACTCGCCCATCGGCTGCTCGGCGATCCTCCGCACGAGCGCGGCCTTGTGGTGATCGCCCGCCCGGGTGTACGCGGCGAGCTGGCGTGCGGCCTTGGAGTCCGGGTCCACCCAGAACGGCCCCGCGGAGGACGGCAGTTGGGCGGCGGCGGGCGGCGTCGCCCGACGTTCTCCCGCGCCCCCGCCCCCGCCGGATCCCCCGCACCCCGCGAGGAGCAGCGCCGTCACGACGGCCGGCACCGCGAACCTCGCCCCGGGCGCCGTTGCGCGTGCGCCCGCGCGGCGCCCCTCGGCCGTGCGGTCCGCGCGCCGCCCGCGCCCACGCTCACGCCCGCGCCCGCGCCCGCGCCCGCGCCCGGACGGTGCTCCGCGACCCCGGGGGCCGCTCGTCCGATCGCTCAACTCGCCTACGCCGCAAGGGCAGTTGGCGTTACCCGGTCCCGGGCCCGCGATGCGGGGCAGCTCTACAGTGGTGGGGCCGGCCCCTGCGCCGGCCGTCTCATGAGTCCCTGGCCCCACTGAACCTCCCGTGGCAGTGCGGGGCTTCTCCCGCGGCCCGCGCACCGGCGGTCGAGGACCGGCCCGGCCTGCGGTCACGGGGGGAGCGGGCCGTCGGCCGGGCCAGGTGCGCGCCGCTCGGCCGCCCGCCGGGCCGCGCCGCGCGATCAGGGCTTGTCCTGGGGTGAGGGGGCCGGGTCCTGGGCGCCGGTGAGGTAGGCCGAGACGACCACGTTGGCGGTGTACGCCTTCGTCTCGCGGTCGTAGGTCCCGCCACAGGTGATCAGGCGCAGCTCGGCGCGGCCGCGCCTGCGGGGCCCGTACACCTTCGCGGCGTCGAAGTGCTTGCGCGGGAAGACCTGCACGTCGTCGATGGTGAACTCGGCGACCGTGCCGTCGGCACCGGTCACCTTCACGCGCTGGCCGGGGCGGGCCGCGCTCAGGCCGTAGAACACGGCCGGTTTGCTCTGGGTGTCCACATGCCCGACGAGCAGGGCCGTTCCGGCCTCACCGGGCCGGGCCCCGCTGTCGAACCAGCCCACTGTGCCGGGCTGTGCGTAGGGCGGCGGGTCCACCGCGCCGTCCGCGTCGAGGCCGCGCGGTATGACCGGCGCGGCGATGCCTATGGAGGGGATCTCCACCCGCCGGGGCGCCGCGCCCCTGAGGGGGTCGTGGGCGGGCGGCAGCGCCACGCCGAGCGGCCGGCCCACGGCGGCTATGTCGCCCGTGGTGGGCGCCGACGTGCTGCCGGTGCCGTCGGAGACGTCCCGGCCCCACAGCCACAGTCCGAGCAGCAGCACCGCCCAGGCAAGTCCGGTGACGAGCCGCCCGCTGCCCCGCGCCGAGGACATGTCAGCCGCCGCCGCGCCGACGGCGGACGCTGCGCGAGGCCACGGCGACCGCCGCCACCGCCGCGAGCGCGAGCCCGATCACCGCGTGCCGGGTGCCGGGGCCCTGCTCGTTGGCTTCCTCGGAGGCGAGCGTCGCCGCGCCGCCTCCGCCCGCGTGCACGGGGTGGTCGGGAGTGGGACGGCCGTGGTCGTGGTCGCGGTCATGGTCTTGGTCGCGGCCGTGGTCGTGGTCGCGGCGGTCGCCGTGCACCACGGTGAACCGTCCGCTCGCCTTGCCGTGGCTGTCCTTGCAGGTGACCCAGACGTCGTAGTCACGGTCCTGGGCGTCCGAACGGATGCGGGCCTGGGCGACGAGACCGCCGTCGGCGGGCGTGAAGCGGGCCTCCGAGACGAAGGCGTCCGAGGAGCCGACCGCCTCGCGGCCGCCGCACACGCTGACCCTGAGGTCCACCTCCCCGCCGGGGGCCGTGGTGCTCGGGGTCACCCGCACCGATCCGTGCGGCTCGGACTCGGCCACCGCGGGGGACGCGGGCAGCACGGTCAGGGCGGCGGCCGCCACGGCCGCGCAGAGTGTCGTGGGACGGATGCGCATCGTGAACCTCCTGCCACCGAGCGTCACGCGCGGCGCGCGCTTTCGCATCCCGGGAGGCGGCAGGACTGCGCCGGACGGGCGCACGACACGCCCGCCCGTCGGCAGGGATCGGCGTCAGACCAGCTTCACCAGGTCGGCGATCGAGTCGACGATCTTGGAGGGGCGGAAGGGGTAGGACTCCACGTCCGCCGGCCGGGTCAGACCGGTCAGGACCAGAAACGTCTGCATGCCCGCCTCGAGGCCGGCCAGCACGTCGGTGTCCATCCGGTCGCCGATCATGGCGCTGGTCTCGGAGTGCGCGCCGATCGCGTTGAGCCCGGTGCGCATCATGAGCGGGTTGGGCTTGCCCGCGAAGTAGGGCTTCTTGCCGGTGGCCTTGGTGATCAGCGCGGCCACGGCACCGGTCGCGGGCAGCGGGCCCTCCTGGCTCGGGCCCGTCTCGTCCGGGTTGGTGCAGATGAACCTGGCCCCCGCGTTGATCAGCCGGATCGCCTTGGTGAGCGCTTCGAAGCTGTACGTACGCGTCTCGCCCAGCACCACGTAATCGGGCTCGTGGTCGGTCAGGACGTAGCCGATGTCGTGCAGCGCGGTGGTCAGGCCCGCCTCGCCGATGACGTAGGCGGTGCCGCCGGGGCGCTGGTCGTCGAGGAACTTGGCGGTGGCGAGCGCCGAGGTCCAGATGTTCTCGACCGGCACGTCGAGCCCCATCCGCATCAGCCGGGCGTGCAGGTCGCGCGGGGTGTAGATCGAGTTGTTGGTGAGGACGAGGAAGGGGCGGCCCGAGTCCTTGAGCGTCCTGAGGAAGGCGTCCGCACCGGGGATGGGGGTACCCTCGTGGATGAGGACACCGTCCATGTCGGTGAGCCAGGATTCGATCGGCTTGCGCTCTGCCATGGGTGCGGACTCCTGCGTTCTGCGCGGTTATTACGCGCTGATGAGCGATCAGCTGGGGGCGCCGGCGCACCGCACTGTGCGTTGCCGACGCCCTTAGCCTAGTCAGGTACCGAGGATCACGGTCCGGCCGATCGCCCCGGTCAGCTTCCGGTGGCGCTCTTCCACGCGTCGATGTACTTCGGCAGGTTCTTCGAGATGTCCATCCAGTCGGGCTGGAAGATGTCGATGCCCCGCGTCAGTCCGGCGAGCGCGACCGCGTTGGCGTCGGTGGCCAAGATGTCGGTGCGGGCCGCGAAGCCGCCGCCGATCTCGCTGACCTGGCGCTGCGCCGGCTCGCTCAGCAGGTAGTCCAGGAGCTTCTTGCCGTTGGCGCTGTGCGGGGCGCCGCCGAGGAGACCGGCGGCGTAGGGCAGCACGAAGGACGACGGCTTGGTGCCGCTCGAGGTGCCGGGGAACCAGATGCCGAGGTTGGGCATGGTCTTGGACTGGGCGTAGTTCATCTGCACGTCGCCGTTGGCGGCCAGCAGTTCGCCCTTGTCCACCTTGGGCGCGAGCTTTCCGGTGGAGGCGGACGGCCCGACGTTGTTGGCCTGGAGCTTGCGCAGGTACTCCATTGCGGCCTCCTTGCCGCCGAAGTCGTGCATGGCCTTGACGACGAGGGCGGTGCCGTCGCCCGCGACCCCCGGCGTGGAGTACTGGATCTTGTTCTTGTAGCGCGCGTCGAGCAGGTCCTCCCAGTTCCTGGGGGGCTCCTTGAGCTCCTTCTTGTTGTAGATGAATCCGAAGTAGTTGTTGACGATGGAGGTCCACGTGCCGTCGGGCGACTTGGCTCCGCCGTCGACCTTGTCGGCGCCGGCGGGCTCGTACCTTTGCAGCAGGCCCTTGTCCTCGGCCTGCTGGATGAAGGGCGGCAGCGTCACCAGCACGTCGGCCTGGGTGTTGGACTTCTCGCGGACCGCGCGCTGCACCATCTCGCCGGAGCCGCCCTCGACGTACTTGACCTTGATGCCGGTCTTCGCCTCGAAGTCCTTGAAGACCCGGTCGTACCAGCCGTCGCCCTTCTCGCCCTTGAGGCCGTCGGCGCTGTAGACGGTGACGGTCTTCGCGTTCGCGTCGGCGGAGGAGGTGGCGTCGCAGGCGGAGAGGGCGGCGGCGAGGACGAGGGCGCCGGTGACGGCGGCGACCGGCTTGACCGTGGTGCGGGCGGTGGCTCGGGCGGACAGGCGGGTGTGGGTGCGCATGACGTTCGGGGCTCCTGAGGTTTTCGGATCAACAGGGTTCGGCGGGCGCCGCACCGGGTGCGGGGTACGGAGGCGGGCACGGACGCGGGGGGCGGGGCGCGGGTCAGCGGAAGGAGGCGCGGGTACGGATGCGGGAGACGGCGAGCAGGACGAGCAGCGTCGTGCCCATCAGGACCACGGCGACGGCGGCCCCGGTGAACAGCGAGCCCCGGTCGGTGGCCGCGAAGATCTGCACCGGCAGCGGTGTCCAGTCCGGCGGGTAGAGCATCATCGTGGCGCTCAACTCGCCCATGGACAGCGCGAAGCAGAGCCCGGCGGCCGCCGTCAGGGACGGCAGCAGCAGGGGCAGTCTGACCCGCCACAGCACCACGAGCGGCCGGGCGCCGAGGCTGGCCGCGGCCTGTTCGTACATCGGGTCGAGGCGCCGGATGGCGGCGGCGACCGACTGGTGGGCGAAGGCCATGACCAGAACGGTGTGCGCGAGGATCACGATCCAGCGTGTCCCGTTCAGGAGCACCGGCGGCCTGGAGTACGCGACGAGGACCGCGAGGCCCACGACCACCGACGGCACGGCGACCGGCAGCACGAACAAGGCGTCCATGAGCCGCCGCCCGCCCTTCTTCAGGCCGGCCGCCGCGAGCGCCGCCCAGGAGCCGACGGTGAGCGCGAGGACGCTCGCCGCGAGCGCGGTGACCAGGCTCGTGGTGAGCGCCTGAAGAGAGTCACCGGTGGTGGCCGCGCCGTAGTGCGACGCGGTGAGGCCGGACGGGAAGGCGCCGGACCAGCTGGTCGCGAACGAGGCGGCCACGATGACCAGCAGGGGCAGCGCGAAGACCGGCAGGAACAGCACGAAGAAGAGCGCCCAGGTGGCCCGGCGGGCGGCCCGGCTATGCACCAACACGACGGCTCACCACCCGGTAGAGGCCGTAAAGACCCACGGAAATGACGACGTTGACGACGGCGACGACACAGGCGGCCGGATAGTCGGACTCCAGGATCGCCTTGCTGTAGACGAGCATCGGCAGTGTGGTGACGCCCTTGGCGCCGGTGAACAGGACGATGCCGAACTCGTTGAGGCACATCACCAGGACCAGCGCGCCCCCGGCCGCGAGCGCGGGCAGCGCCTCGGGCAGGATCACCTGCCGCACGATCCTGGCGGGCCGCGCGCCCAGCGACGCCGCCACTTCCAGCTGCGCGGTGTCGAGTTGGGAGAACGCGGCGAGCAGCGGACGCATCACGAACGGCGTGAAGTACGTGATCTCCGCGAGCAGCACGCCCCAGGGGGTGGTCAGGAACTGGAAGGGCCCGGTGCCCGCGCCGGTGACGTCGCTCCACAGGCCGTTGGCCATGCCGACCGAGCCGTAGACGAACAGCAGGGCCAGCGTGATCAGGAAGGACGGGAAGGAGAGGAAGACGTCGATGAATCGGGCGACGGCCTTCCCACCGGGAAACGGCACGAACGCGATGACCAGCGCCAGCACGAACCCCAGCACGAGGCACCCGGCGGTGGCCCCGGCCGCCAGCCACACCGTGGTCCCCAGCGCGTCCCGGAACGCGGCCGATGCGAACACGTCGGCGTACGGCGCGAACGAGGTCCCGCCGGTGTCCGGGGAGAGGGACTGCCGGACGACGAGGGCCAGCGGGTAGAGGAAGACGGCGGCAAGGACCAGGACGGGCGGCAACGCCCATACGAACACGGGGACATGACGGCCGCGCCCTCCTTGCTCCCGTTGCTCCCGTCGCTCCCGTCGCTCCCGCGCGTTGTCGCCGCGCCGGGCGGAACCGTTCGGCGCGGCCCCAGGCGCCGGGCCGCTCTTGAGCACCGCGCTCCTATCCACCGCTCACCTCCGCGCCGAGCAGCACCGCGTCCTCGCGGGCGAAGTGCAGGGTGACCTCGTCGCCGAGGGCCGGGGTGGTCCGCAGCTCGCGGACGTCCGCCTTCACGCGGTGGCCGTCCACATCCACGTACAGCCGGTGCGTGGCTCCCCGCCACTGCACCTCCGCGACCCTGCCGCGCAGCGCGTTGGGTCCTGCGCCGAGCCCGACCAGGTGCGGCCGCACGCACAGAGTGGCCTGCGCGCCCCTGGCCACCTCGTGGGTGGCGACCGAGAGCTCGGTGCCGCCGAAGAGGACCGAGCCCGAACCCACCCGCACGGGAAGGAGGTTGGCGTTGCCGACGAACGACGCCGTGAACTGCGTACGGGGCCTGCGGTAGAGGTCCTGCGGGGTTCCGCAGTCCTGGAGGCGGGCGCGGTCCATGACCGCGATGCGGTCGGCGAGGGTCAGCGCCTCGATCTGGTCGTGGGTGACGTACAGGATGGTGATGTCCGGCAACTCCCGGTGCAGGCGCGCGAGTTCGGCCAGCATGCCCGAGCGCAGCTGAGCGTCGAGCGCGGACAGCGGCTCGTCCAGGAGGAGGACGCCGGGGCGGATGGCGAGCGCGCGGGCGATGGCCACGCGCTGCTGCTGGCCGCCGGAGAGCTCGCGCGGATGGCGCTTGGCGTAGCTCTCCATGCCGGTCATGGCGAGGGCTTCGGCGACCCTGACGGCGA
Protein-coding regions in this window:
- a CDS encoding glycoside hydrolase family 6 protein, translated to MPAVVTALLLAGCGGSGGGGGAGERRATPPAAAQLPSSAGPFWVDPDSKAARQLAAYTRAGDHHKAALVRRIAEQPMGEWIGGTDPEAVVRGYTESAARAGRTALLVLYNIPHRDCGQFSRGGAADGDAYRAWVEQVARGIGQRRAMIVLEPDALLHVVDGCASQELREERYALLKGAVDRLKRLPATKVYVDAGNAGWRSADALDEPLRRAGIAGADGFAVNVSNFQTTRASREFGERLSAKVGGKHFVIDTSRNGNGPYTEGDPEERWCNPPGRALGERPTIATGGGPVDAYVWVKRPGESDGPCKGGPPAGTWWPEYALSLAGNTR
- a CDS encoding class F sortase; the encoded protein is MSSARGSGRLVTGLAWAVLLLGLWLWGRDVSDGTGSTSAPTTGDIAAVGRPLGVALPPAHDPLRGAAPRRVEIPSIGIAAPVIPRGLDADGAVDPPPYAQPGTVGWFDSGARPGEAGTALLVGHVDTQSKPAVFYGLSAARPGQRVKVTGADGTVAEFTIDDVQVFPRKHFDAAKVYGPRRRGRAELRLITCGGTYDRETKAYTANVVVSAYLTGAQDPAPSPQDKP
- a CDS encoding HAD-IIA family hydrolase yields the protein MAERKPIESWLTDMDGVLIHEGTPIPGADAFLRTLKDSGRPFLVLTNNSIYTPRDLHARLMRMGLDVPVENIWTSALATAKFLDDQRPGGTAYVIGEAGLTTALHDIGYVLTDHEPDYVVLGETRTYSFEALTKAIRLINAGARFICTNPDETGPSQEGPLPATGAVAALITKATGKKPYFAGKPNPLMMRTGLNAIGAHSETSAMIGDRMDTDVLAGLEAGMQTFLVLTGLTRPADVESYPFRPSKIVDSIADLVKLV
- a CDS encoding 2-aminoethylphosphonate ABC transporter substrate-binding protein, yielding MRTHTRLSARATARTTVKPVAAVTGALVLAAALSACDATSSADANAKTVTVYSADGLKGEKGDGWYDRVFKDFEAKTGIKVKYVEGGSGEMVQRAVREKSNTQADVLVTLPPFIQQAEDKGLLQRYEPAGADKVDGGAKSPDGTWTSIVNNYFGFIYNKKELKEPPRNWEDLLDARYKNKIQYSTPGVAGDGTALVVKAMHDFGGKEAAMEYLRKLQANNVGPSASTGKLAPKVDKGELLAANGDVQMNYAQSKTMPNLGIWFPGTSSGTKPSSFVLPYAAGLLGGAPHSANGKKLLDYLLSEPAQRQVSEIGGGFAARTDILATDANAVALAGLTRGIDIFQPDWMDISKNLPKYIDAWKSATGS
- a CDS encoding ABC transporter permease subunit, whose amino-acid sequence is MLVHSRAARRATWALFFVLFLPVFALPLLVIVAASFATSWSGAFPSGLTASHYGAATTGDSLQALTTSLVTALAASVLALTVGSWAALAAAGLKKGGRRLMDALFVLPVAVPSVVVGLAVLVAYSRPPVLLNGTRWIVILAHTVLVMAFAHQSVAAAIRRLDPMYEQAAASLGARPLVVLWRVRLPLLLPSLTAAAGLCFALSMGELSATMMLYPPDWTPLPVQIFAATDRGSLFTGAAVAVVLMGTTLLVLLAVSRIRTRASFR
- a CDS encoding 2-aminoethylphosphonate ABC transporter permease subunit, giving the protein MFVWALPPVLVLAAVFLYPLALVVRQSLSPDTGGTSFAPYADVFASAAFRDALGTTVWLAAGATAGCLVLGFVLALVIAFVPFPGGKAVARFIDVFLSFPSFLITLALLFVYGSVGMANGLWSDVTGAGTGPFQFLTTPWGVLLAEITYFTPFVMRPLLAAFSQLDTAQLEVAASLGARPARIVRQVILPEALPALAAGGALVLVMCLNEFGIVLFTGAKGVTTLPMLVYSKAILESDYPAACVVAVVNVVISVGLYGLYRVVSRRVGA
- a CDS encoding ABC transporter ATP-binding protein → MSGTAPPGAPGSGIRFDGVTVAYDGNVVLDSLQLSVEPGEILALLGPSGSGKTTALRAVAGFVRPAAGRVFIGERDVTHLPPHRRGIGMVVQQYALFPHLRVQDNVAFGLRARKVPKAQIAVRVAEALAMTGMESYAKRHPRELSGGQQQRVAIARALAIRPGVLLLDEPLSALDAQLRSGMLAELARLHRELPDITILYVTHDQIEALTLADRIAVMDRARLQDCGTPQDLYRRPRTQFTASFVGNANLLPVRVGSGSVLFGGTELSVATHEVARGAQATLCVRPHLVGLGAGPNALRGRVAEVQWRGATHRLYVDVDGHRVKADVRELRTTPALGDEVTLHFAREDAVLLGAEVSGG